The Capricornis sumatraensis isolate serow.1 chromosome 11, serow.2, whole genome shotgun sequence DNA segment CGGCAGAAAGGTGAACATTTTATGCCCACAATGCGAAGACCAGTGAGTGTCATTTCACTGAAAGGTGCAAAGGCATGGTGTCAGACACACCACCCTCTAAAAATGATCCTAAATACTGTAGAAGCAACCTGGGGTGCAGATCCCATGCATTCTCTCCCCTTTGGGGCTGGGCATACTCCTCACGCCATAACCCTAGGATACCTGAACCGTGCCAGAGGCACAAGGGACAGCTCAGCAATGTGGGTTTGAGGATGTCAAGCCCTCCCAGCTAATGTAGGGAATCATTTAAACTTAGTTCGCTTGGCGAGCTCCTGCTCATGTTCGTCAGGCTCGCCATGAGGGATTTAACTTTATGGGCATAATAGTCCCTTAAATTGACGGAAGGGACCTCCTTCATTCCATCTCCGAAGTCACAGCTGCGCATAGCACTCTCAAGTTGCTTCTGGCGCCGATAAAAGTGGGAGAATTTATTGAAGATCAAGGTGATGGGTAGTACCACCACCAGGATACCTGCCAGGATGCAGGCAGAGGCGGTCAGCTTCCCTGCTGTGGTCCCCGGGACCACATCCCCGTACCCTACGGTGGTCATACTAACGGTGGCCCACCACCAGCAGGCGGGGATGGTGGCCAGGCCCTCGTTCTCCTCCTTTTCGATGGTATAGGCCACTACGGAAAAGATGGAAATCCCCACAGAGAGGTAGAGCAGAAGCAGCCCTACTTCCTTGTAGCTGTATTTCAGGGTGGCCCCCAGGGAGCGGAGGCCAGTGGAGTGTCTGGCCAGCTTTAAGATGCGGAAAATCCGCATCAGCCTTAGGACCTGGGCCACCCTGCCCAAGTTGGCCAAGGTAGGCGTGCTCTCCACGACCAGGTTCACCACCAGCGTGATGTAAAAGGGGACGATGGACATGAGGTCGATCAGGTTTAGGGCGTTCTTGAAGAACTTGAGGAAGTCGGGGGCCACGGCGAACCTGGCCACCAGCTCAAAGGTGAACCAGGCGATGCCAAAGTGCTCCACAATTTCGAACCTGGGGTCCTCGCCCGGGTTGCCCTGGCGGTCAGGGATCTGGAAGTCCGGCAGGCTATTGAGACACATGGTGATGATGGACCCCAGCACCACGAGGATGGACAGGACGCTGAAGACCCTGCTCAGGACCGAGTAGCCGGGGTTGTCCAGTGCCAGCCACAGCTGTCTACGAAAGTTGCCCAGGGGCTGCCCATCGAACTTGGAGGCGTCGTTGTAGAAGGCCAGGATCTCGTCGAAGGAGGACGTGGTGCTCTCCTGCTCGCTCTGCTCGTCCCACTTCTCCTGCTCGGGCTCCACTTTGCGGCCGTGGTAGCTGTAACTACAGCAGGAGTCGATGAAGAACTCGTTGATGCCCCAGTATTCAATCTCCTGGCTGAAGGAGAAGACGCACAGCTCTGCCATGACGTGAAGCTTGCCGGTGCGGTAGAAGTGCAGCACGTAGGGGAAGAGCTCGGGGTTGCGGTCAAAGTAGAACTCGCGCTGGGCATCGTCGTAGTCGTCGCAGAGCTCCAGAATGGCCTCGCGCGAGTGGCAGAGCAGCAGGCGGCCCAGGCGCGTTTCGGGGAAGCGCAGCAGCGTGTGCGAGCGCAACCGCTTCTTGAAGCCGCCCACGTTGATGCGGATCTCTCCATCCTCGACGTTGGCCTCCGACACGTCCCACAAGCTCTGGCCGGTCATGCTGGAGACGCCGGCCGCCCGCGCCGCGCGGGGGCGCTACACCTGGAAGCCAAAGCAAGCGCGTCGGGTGAGCGCCCGGCGCTCAGGGCTCGGGCACcccttcctttctcccctcccGTCTCTAGTGCGCCCAGTCCTCTCCAGCGGGTCTCTGAGTACTGAAGGACACTGGGATGGGAGGACGGTTCTCTGGGCTTTGCCTCCCcgcctcccaaagaaaggcttgGAGTTGGGGAGGGCGGGTTATGTTTCTACTAGCATGGCCGCGCCCGCACCCCCATCCTGGGGGTTCTGTCGGTCGCTTTCCGCTGCCCGGGGTCGCACCCCAGCGGCTCCGCGAGCTGCGAGCTGACCTTGCCCGTGGGCGGGCCGAGGAGACGCCCCCGCCCTCTCGCCGCAGACAGGCGGGACCAGAGCTGGGATGCGCACCGGCAGGGCTGGGCCGAGATGGGGGGGCGCGTAGCATCGGGAGGGGGCGGCGGGGAAATCCACCTCTCGAATCCTTAATCCCAGGACAGGGTAAGGGGGCCGGCCCGGCGCCGCCGGAGTCCAGCCCCCCAAGACTGAAGCCCCCCTCGTCCTCCGCCCCGGGCTTCCCCCGCCCGCCTGGCGCCGTGCCCCGGAGCCGCGTGCGCCGCGCCTTACCCGGCGGAGCTACCCCGGCTCGCCCTGCGCGTTCTGGAAGCGCTTACCTGCGAGCTCTGGGGCCCGCGGCCGAGGCCGGCGGGAAACTTCCCCGACCTGCCGGGGAGCATCGCTGCGGCCGCCGCTGCCGGCTGGCTGTGCGTGTGCGCGAGGGTGCTCTGAgtgtgtgtgcgcctgtgtgtgcgcccggcgggcgggcggggtcCGCCGAGCGCCTCCTGTCTCCGGCCGAAGAGGCCGCCGCTGTCCGCAGTTGCGGGAGGCTCACAGGTGGCTGCGTGGCCCCGACGCTCGCAGAGCCCCCCTTTTTAGATCCGCGCGCCCCTCGGCACCGAGAAGAGACAACGACGCGCGCCGCAGCCCGCGGGATCCGGGGCGGGAGCCGAGCCCGTGCGCCTCTGCGCGGGCCCTGCTCTGGGGCGCGGCGCGGTGGTGCTGAACGGACAGCTCCGCACCTCCCAGCTCCCCGCGAGGCCGCCGCCCGGACTCCGGAGAGGCTACCGCCTCGGCGTCGCGGAGGCCCCTTCGCGCCCGCGGCTCGAGGCCGAGCCAACACCTTTCTCGATCACTCACCTACCTCCCCTGATGACAGGCTTTTATGACCACCCTCTTGCTCCCAGGGCGCAGGCAGGGGGCTGCCTACGGTGACCTTTCCCTACTTGCGTCTCTCGGGCGGAGCCGACCTGGGGAATGACCGGCGACTTGCATCCGTCCGAGGGGGAAGGGCGGGACGTGAGGAACTCCAGGTTTCCCCCTTTCAGGGGACCTGCTGAAAAGTTTCCTGAGGCTGCGGGGGAAGCGGGGTGGTGAGGAAAGGAATGAGGGAAGAGGGGGGAGAAGCGGGGGGCACGGAAACCCAAGGTCGAGCTCAGCCTAGCTTGCTGGGGCCGGCAGCGCAGGCCCTACCGGCGTGGGAGGGAGTCACGGAGTTCTGTTTGGGAGCTCTGTGTGGgcactgtgtgtgtgcaggcCGACGTGGTGTGCCAGCTTCGGAGGATGGCTGGGAACTGTGTGTGTCGGTGTGTATAGACTGAGGAAAGTAGGGCTTTTCACGGTCTGTGCAGCGTTAATTAAAAATAGGACCTCTGGGGTAGTGGGGGAAATGTGTACAGTGTGTCAGAACAGGGGAACCCGGGACTTGTCATTGTGATGTGTGCACACAATGGCAGACTGTAAGCTGTGTGTACAGCGTGCTGTATACAGCATAGTATTCCGTGGGGCTGTGACCGGGTCCGAGTGCCTAATGAAACGCGAAACGTGTGTATGTGGACACCACCGGGAGTTGGCGGGTGTGGATCCAGCATAGATGTGCGTAGTACCCATGTCTGCATTCCCCAGGAGACCAGTGGCCCCGATTTGAGCTCTTGGTCTCCTACGGTTGTTCCTCAAAGCACTGCCGCTGTGTGAGAGCTGAGAAATGGACCCACAGTACCTGGGGAGCCCCCTCCCCTTGGCTTCAGCCCCTTGCACAGTCCCCATTCGACAAGATGGGAAACGCAACGTGAGCTTAGCAGGGAGCTGGTGGGCTCCAGGTCCCAGGAAAGCCCTCTGTGGCTCTGGACTACCAGAGCAGCCACCCCAGCCACTGCAGGCAGCATGTATTTTCCTTACAACACCCAGGTAATGCCACCTCAGCTAGACAGGTGCTCTGCAGAGCTTGAGTGCTCTGGGACTCCTTGGAGGGCCTGGGGAGGACCCTCGAGCTGGTTTCATATGGACTTTGGTGGAACCAAGCCTGGCTTTATATAGAGGCACCCTGTCCCCTAGCCACCTGCCTCTGGGTGCGGGGGAGAGGGGTGGTGTGTGCAAGTGTGTCACCTGCACTAGGGCTCCACACTCATGTTCCTACAGGTTTCTGCAGGCACGGGGATCCcaaggaggcaggtgggagggagaaTAGTGTGGAAAAGGCTATATAGTATGAGCTTCCATTCTCTTT contains these protein-coding regions:
- the KCNS2 gene encoding potassium voltage-gated channel subfamily S member 2 — protein: MTGQSLWDVSEANVEDGEIRINVGGFKKRLRSHTLLRFPETRLGRLLLCHSREAILELCDDYDDAQREFYFDRNPELFPYVLHFYRTGKLHVMAELCVFSFSQEIEYWGINEFFIDSCCSYSYHGRKVEPEQEKWDEQSEQESTTSSFDEILAFYNDASKFDGQPLGNFRRQLWLALDNPGYSVLSRVFSVLSILVVLGSIITMCLNSLPDFQIPDRQGNPGEDPRFEIVEHFGIAWFTFELVARFAVAPDFLKFFKNALNLIDLMSIVPFYITLVVNLVVESTPTLANLGRVAQVLRLMRIFRILKLARHSTGLRSLGATLKYSYKEVGLLLLYLSVGISIFSVVAYTIEKEENEGLATIPACWWWATVSMTTVGYGDVVPGTTAGKLTASACILAGILVVVLPITLIFNKFSHFYRRQKQLESAMRSCDFGDGMKEVPSVNLRDYYAHKVKSLMASLTNMSRSSPSELSLNDSLH